TCTTCCAAGGTTATCAAGGCTTAGTTCGTAAGTGAGCTCATCACCGATCTCTACGCCACTATCTATCTTTTTAGCCTCTTTTAAGCTTAAAAAGTGCTCGTTGTCTTCAGCAAGTCTCTCATCATCGTTTGCTACGATTGAAATTTTTTGATAAAGCTTTAAATTTTTATTTGCATCGATGCTCACGTCATATTCATAATTTTCGCCATAAACTCTTTTTGCAGTGTTTATCAAAGCTCTTATAACGCGCTCTTTTACATCTTCTATCTCTAAATTTTTCTCATTTGCAATTGACTCTATAATATCTGATATTCTTTCCATTTTTTCTCCATTGTGACGATAAATTTCGGGGATTTTTCGTGAAGTTTTGAAATTATACATAAGCCATACTTTTAATAACTTTAAGCTTGTTATTAACTTTTATTTAATCCTTTTTTTATGATGATTTGGGTATATTGACCGATTAAAATTTAAGATTTTGAAAGGATTAAAAATGGAGCTAAAACTTGCAAGAGCCGAATTAGACGCAAAACCAAAAACGATTTCACTAGAAAAGATAGAGGCAGCTGTCGAAAAAGAGGGTCAGAAAATTTTCTATTTTGATAAAGAAAACACGCACAAACAACTAATCGCCTTAGTCGAGCACTTTGAAGAAAAAGGGCTAAGCGTTTATCACAGAACCGTGAAATACGGGCTTGATGATAGCGATTATATGTATGAAGTGCATATACTTTAATGAGTAAAAAACTCTTTATCCAAACTCTAGGTTGTGCTATGAATGTTCGTGACAGCGAGCATATCATAGCCGAGCTCTCACAAAAAGAAGACTACTCCTTAACACAAAACATCGAAGAAGCTGATTTAATCCTTATAAATACCTGCTCGGTTCGTGAAAAGCCAGTTCATAAGCTCTTTAGCGAGGTTGGAGCCTTTGAAAAAGCCAAAAAAAGAGGTGCTAAAATAGGCGTTTGCGGCTGCACTGCAAGCCATTTGGGTAGTGAAATTTTCAAGCGCGCACCTTATGTTGATTTTGTCCTTGGCGCAAGAAATGTTAGCAAGATCACAAAGGCGGTAAATACGCCTAAATTTATCTCAACCGACATCAACCACGACGAGAGCGAATACGCATTTGGCGAATTTAGAGGCTCGCCATATAAAAGCCATATCAATATCTCGATTGGCTGCGATAAAAAATGCACCTACTGCATCGTCCCACATACTAGAGGCGATGAAATTTCTATCCCCTCAAGCCTCATCCTAAAAGAGGTAGAAAAGGCGGCAAAAAGCGGCGCAAAAGAGATATTTTTACTAGGGCAAAATGTCAATAACTACGGCAAAAGATTTTCAGGCGTACAAGAAAATATCGATTTTAGCGACCTTTTAGTAAAGATAAGCGAGATAGATGGCGTTGAGAGGATAAGATTTACAAGCCCACACCCACTTCACATGGATGATAAATTTCTTGAAATTTTCACAAATAACCCAAAAATTTGCAAGTCGATGCACATGCCACTTCAAAGCGGAAACACCAAAGTTTTGCGCGAGATGAAGCGCGGATACACAAAAGAGTGGTTTTTAGACCGCGCGCTAAGACTTAGAAAGATGTGCCCAGATGTGAGCATCTCAACTGACATCATCGTCGCATTTCCAGGCGAGAGCGATAGTGAGTTTGAAGATACGATGGACGTGCTTGAGCAAGTTAGATTTGAGCAAATTTTTAGCTTTAAGTATTCACCTCGTCCGCTTACAAAAGCAGCTACTTTTACAAATCAAATAGATGATAAAACCGCTTCAGAAAGGCTAACGCGCCTGCAAAATCGCCACAGCGAAATTTTAGACGAGATCGTGGTGGCGCAAAAAGGTAAAATTTTTGATGTATATTTTGAAGAGCTAAGGGCAAATGGCGGCGTTGCTGGGCGAAGTTTTAACAACTTTTTAGTTCAAGTTGATGGTAGCGAAGAGCTTCTTGGCACTACGCAAAAAGTAAAGATCACAAACCCAAAACGAATGGTTTTGTATGGCGAGCTGCAAATTTAAAAACACTCTTGAAAAGGTCGCCCTAAATGTTGGCGTCTTTTTCATCTACATTTTGATGTGGCTCATTTTTCTAACCTGCAAAAAGAGCTACACTCCAAATTTCTTGCCACAAAATGGCTGCGTCGTCGTCTTTTGGCACGGCAGGCTTAGCTTTATGAGCTTTGCTTATAGACGCTGGTGGAGCAGCCAAAACAGAAAACAAGGCAAGGTAATAATAAGCGACCACAAAGATGGCGAGCTAATCACCAGAATAATCAAATTTTTTGGCATCGACACCATTAGAGGTAGCAGCTCAAAAGGCGGTGCAAGGGCGCTCATAGAAGCCCTAAGAGAGATAAAGCAAGGCCACGACGTCATCATCACACCAGATGGCCCACGCGGACCAAGACACAGCGTAGCAGACGGAGCTGCGGTGATCGCGCAAAAGTCATCTTGCGAAATTTATGCTCTAAATTTCGAAGCAAACTCGTTTTGGGAATTTAAAAGCTGGGATAAGATGATACTTCCAAAGCCATTTTCAACTATAAATTTTAGCCTCTCAGCCCCTTTTAGCGTGGCAAATTTAGAGCAAAAAGAGGCAAAAGAGAAGATACAAAACGAGCTTTGGCAAGCCTCGCAAAATGACGGCGGCAAGAGTGCAAAGCAAAATAAAGAGGACTTTAGGTCAAATTTAAAAATTTGGTGGAAAAAATATGCGCATAAAAATCCGCAAATAAGCGATGAGATAAGAGAAATTTTGGACGAAATTTATGAAAAATAAAATTTCTATCTTTATAGCCATTTTTATAGTAGCTTTGTTTGGGCTCTTTTTTTACAGCGACAACTCCTACAAGCTCGCTCTTGAAGCGAAATTTTACTACCAGAGCAAAGAGTATGAAAAGGCTATAAATTTAAGCCAAAAAGCTCTTGATCTTGACGCATACAACAAGATGGCCGCCACCACGCTTAATCAAAGCAAGGCAGCTATGAAATTTAGCTCATACATAAAAAACGGCAAAGAGTATCTTGATCGCATCAAAAAAATGAGCCAAAATGGCGTCAGTAAGGCTGATAATGAGCGCATCAAAATGATGTGTGATGTGATGATAGAAGATTTTGAAAGCTTAAGAAATTCTGCACTGCTTGATGAGGAGCTAAAAAGTGAAGCTCTGAAGATGAAAGAGGCGTTTGCAAAACTAAAAAACGAGCTGTTTTAAACTTATTTAATCCCTTTTTAGCTAACATACCAAAAATAATGCACTAAATTTAGGAGAGTTATGTCTTTTAGCATCAAAAAGCTTTTTTCTAACCTTTTCTTAAGCGCCGTGATCGAGGGCAATGAGTGCGTTTTTTACGGTCAGGTCTTTAGAAATGGCAAGCTTATAAAAACCATAAATGCTAAATTTACAGACATAAGCATCGATAGTGTCGATGAAAAAGTTTTAAAATACATAGAGGAGCAAGAAAAGGCCTATTTTGGCGTCTATGTTTCGCTCTTTTTTAACGACGACTCGCAAGGTGCGCTGCCTACTGCTAACTTTGACGAGTACAAGAAATTTAACATCAACACGCAAAATTTAACCAGCCTTGTGATGCAAGATAGCTGGAGCATATATGCAAATTTAAACGCCATAAGAAGATATAAAAACCTCTTTGGGCAAGGCAGCGTCGATCTTATTTATTCGCCTATCGCCCTGCTCTTTCACGAGCTTTTAAAGCGTGGAATTTCACCTAAAACCACGCTATATCTCTACATCCACTCACACTCTTTTGCACTTGCGATATTTAAAGACAAGCAGATGAAGCTCTCGACGTTTTTAAATATGAACGACGCTGAAGAGGGCAACGAAGAGATCGAAAGCCTAAAAGAAGAGGATATAACAGACATCGACAATCTCATCGTCAAAGAAGAAGATGGCGCAACGGCGCTTGATGATTTTAAGAGTTTGGATGATTTCTTAAGCGATGATAAACCAAAAGAATTTGAAGATCTAAACTACGAGCTAAACATGCCAGCTTCGACCAATGTCGAGAAGTCAGTGGCGATCTTTGGACGCGATATGAAGATGTTTGACTACATCGCAAAAGCTATGAAAGAATTTTATGAAAATCC
Above is a window of Campylobacter concisus DNA encoding:
- a CDS encoding lysophospholipid acyltransferase family protein, which produces MASCKFKNTLEKVALNVGVFFIYILMWLIFLTCKKSYTPNFLPQNGCVVVFWHGRLSFMSFAYRRWWSSQNRKQGKVIISDHKDGELITRIIKFFGIDTIRGSSSKGGARALIEALREIKQGHDVIITPDGPRGPRHSVADGAAVIAQKSSCEIYALNFEANSFWEFKSWDKMILPKPFSTINFSLSAPFSVANLEQKEAKEKIQNELWQASQNDGGKSAKQNKEDFRSNLKIWWKKYAHKNPQISDEIREILDEIYEK
- a CDS encoding HP0268 family nuclease, whose product is MELKLARAELDAKPKTISLEKIEAAVEKEGQKIFYFDKENTHKQLIALVEHFEEKGLSVYHRTVKYGLDDSDYMYEVHIL
- the miaB gene encoding tRNA (N6-isopentenyl adenosine(37)-C2)-methylthiotransferase MiaB gives rise to the protein MSKKLFIQTLGCAMNVRDSEHIIAELSQKEDYSLTQNIEEADLILINTCSVREKPVHKLFSEVGAFEKAKKRGAKIGVCGCTASHLGSEIFKRAPYVDFVLGARNVSKITKAVNTPKFISTDINHDESEYAFGEFRGSPYKSHINISIGCDKKCTYCIVPHTRGDEISIPSSLILKEVEKAAKSGAKEIFLLGQNVNNYGKRFSGVQENIDFSDLLVKISEIDGVERIRFTSPHPLHMDDKFLEIFTNNPKICKSMHMPLQSGNTKVLREMKRGYTKEWFLDRALRLRKMCPDVSISTDIIVAFPGESDSEFEDTMDVLEQVRFEQIFSFKYSPRPLTKAATFTNQIDDKTASERLTRLQNRHSEILDEIVVAQKGKIFDVYFEELRANGGVAGRSFNNFLVQVDGSEELLGTTQKVKITNPKRMVLYGELQI